One Deinococcus grandis genomic region harbors:
- a CDS encoding DUF6504 family protein: MKAYQHDIQVQVQDQQPVRLTWHGQTYRVQAVIDEWRAGGRWWLGERPRTCYLVQAGELTAEVHREDGEGGRWWLARLQD; encoded by the coding sequence GTGAAAGCGTACCAGCACGACATTCAGGTGCAGGTTCAGGATCAGCAGCCCGTCCGCCTGACCTGGCACGGGCAGACGTACCGGGTGCAGGCCGTGATCGACGAGTGGCGCGCCGGAGGCCGCTGGTGGCTCGGCGAGCGGCCCAGGACGTGTTACCTCGTCCAGGCCGGGGAACTCACCGCCGAGGTACACCGGGAAGATGGTGAGGGGGGACGCTGGTGGCTCGCCAGACTTCAGGACTGA